A genomic stretch from Candidatus Bathyarchaeota archaeon includes:
- a CDS encoding 4Fe-4S binding protein: MKLVTTKPKVDLGLCTGDGICELVCPVLAIKMVDRIPQHDDDKCMGCGNCEARCPAYAITMVPREKPRKVGVNPNEVDYKKILEICLKAKHNPKEIICFCTGTRAEEVAAAILKGATTPEQISLMTGARTGCKVECIQPILRLLAGAGIEPKPPKGWLWYGRTKTIWEIPEEVKRKYAREGFYFDQDLKLLEKIAHAKLPEVK, encoded by the coding sequence ATGAAATTAGTCACGACTAAACCGAAAGTTGATCTAGGATTATGTACTGGCGATGGAATTTGCGAGTTAGTGTGTCCGGTTCTCGCTATCAAGATGGTTGATCGCATACCTCAACACGATGATGACAAATGTATGGGCTGTGGGAACTGTGAAGCTCGTTGCCCCGCCTATGCGATTACTATGGTGCCCCGCGAGAAACCGCGGAAAGTGGGAGTTAACCCAAACGAAGTTGACTACAAGAAAATTCTCGAAATCTGCCTTAAAGCTAAGCATAATCCTAAAGAGATTATTTGTTTCTGTACTGGCACCCGCGCTGAAGAAGTTGCAGCTGCAATTCTTAAAGGCGCCACTACACCTGAGCAAATCTCCTTAATGACTGGCGCCCGTACTGGTTGCAAGGTAGAATGTATCCAGCCCATACTCCGTCTCCTAGCAGGGGCTGGGATTGAACCAAAACCGCCTAAAGGCTGGCTCTGGTATGGTCGCACTAAAACTATCTGGGAAATACCGGAAGAAGTTAAACGAAAATACGCTAGGGAAGGCTTCTACTTTGACCAAGACCTCAAACTTCTTGAAAAAATCGCTCATGCGAAACTTCCAGAGGTGAAATAA